The sequence GCTCAGCCCGTTGCAGCCCGTCACACAATTTAGGATGGTTAAATGCCCCATAATTGGGCATTCCATTGGAATGCCTTATGCTAAATTGACAAATACTTGAACAAAGGCTTTGTTCGCCATGGATCCTTTGCCAGCCTATTCTGAGCAGATTTGTCCTTTCTTCAGATGCCCtgcccctctgcctccccccttctGAATTGTGTCAACTGCTTGGAGAGGTTGAATCACTTTCTCACAGGTTCACTTTGTACTAATACAGCACTAATAATGGTGCCTGAAATGGAGGCTGCCTCTGGACAAAATGAATCATTTCACTAGTCTGTTGTCAAAACAACGGCTTGGACAattctttttgcatttttttacccctttggaatggaatctgaactaGGTACCCATGTGATAAATCTCCCTGTTTGCGACAGCTGTGCTGAGCAAACAATATGCCTGACTTTAGACATGAGCGTTCTACTTTTCTGAAGATAAATTGCTTTGAACAGCTGGCGAGCGGAATCCATTGaccatgcgtgtgtgtgtgtgtgtgtgtgttcagagcAGTCTTTGAAGGAATGTTACTGTGACCTCAGAACTGCAGCCAAAGATAACTTGAATAGTCAAAGGGGATGATACTGGGATGCAGGCCTGAGACTGTATGTGGTGCAGGATCCAAGAATGATGCTTTAGTGTCTTTCACAAGTGATCTTGAAGTGCTGGATTCTATGGTGCCATGGCTTGGGAGCAGCGGAATAGCTTGGGCTGGCCTGCACAGCATATAGGGTTTATCTTGCAACAGTTGTGACCTTTCAAGCAAAACAGTCCAGCTATTGTGTTGCGTGCCTGAGAGTCACTTTGCTGTCCAGTCATGTAGACCTTATTGGGATCCTTGGTGGGCTGCATTTGGGCTGATGGTTCCTATTTGTAGGTTTGCCATAGGGCAGTATGGCCACAACCCTGGGTTGGCCTACATTCTGGTGGGGTTGGGCCAAAAgcacccccctcccaaatctttgCTGCTGCAATACTTGGTTTTTGTACTAGCAATGAATTAGTCAATGGTGCAGTGTGATGAATATCTTGACTGTTTCTCCGGCAGTATTGGTTTCCTTGTTTGCATGGCTCAGTTTCTTGCAGGCTATTTTGCATTGCAGCAGAGCTTCTCTGGTTTGTACGCAAAGACCTGACAGGCAGCAACCCTTGTTGTGGCTGCTAAAACATTTTCCACTCTTGTTGCCAAGTTCATTCAACTCTAGAGGAAGcagagttaaggtgggggtggggaggtagctTGGCAGAGAACCAGATGATGAGGAGGAGAAAGATGAAGTTTAGGGCTCCAGTTTCATCTTGTTTCTGAATATAAAATAATAGTTCTTTGTTTTCGTGAGGTGACTTTCTTAAATTTTTAGTCTGTGGCTAGGTAATATCTCACTCTCCTATTATTTTAATAGAAGTGTCATGGCTTTCTGCATCTTGGTTCCAGTGCCATGGTAGAATGCTAGCCTTCAATGCTCCTCTCCCATAGTTTGCTCTTCTGTTActtcattaaaatatatatattcgtCACATTCTCCATCAATGATGTTTGAAGTGGCTTTCataaaaccaacacattagaagtACACTATACAAACAAACAATATACCAACATTAAAAAGAAGCagataaaacaacaataaaaccacTGGTGCAGAAATAGCAGCAGGTAAAACTATTAGAAGCAGCATAGCCACACCAGCCATTTTAAAGGCTAAGAACTTCGTGCATCACAGTAGAACATCCTAAGCACAACAGATCAGAACCAAAGGCAtggaatttaatttttaaaaggttaaaactGTAGAGAATAAAGACATTGTTGCCTATAAACAAGTGCAGATTTAGACCAAGCAAATCTTTTGAGGAGCAGGGTCTCACAATATTGGTGTCTCAGCTCCTTGCTTGTATGTAGTACACACCTATCTTGCTTTGGTCAATTGGGGGCACACATAGCAGGGCCTTTGAGGGCAGGTGGATCTGGGAGAAGGAATGGTTACTTTAGTGATTGGGGGGGCGGCTTTTATTATCCACAGTAAGGAAAGGCAGGCTATACAGATTTGAAAATTGTAACAGGGCAACTGTACAGGAATCAAACTTCCATTCATTATTAATGTGAGCATTTTTTATGTTGATAACCACTGCTAAATATGAAATGATCCTATGATGAAAGTCTGGCTGCCCCTTCGGTCTGTGGAGGAATGACACTTGCAATCATTCGTGTCCGTGTGTAAAGTGGCATCAAGTaatagctgacatatggtgacctttcatggggttttcaagacaacagactaacagaggtggtttgccgtggcctgcctctgcacagcagccctggacttccttggtggtctctcatccaaatactaatttgggccaaccccgcttagcttctgagatctgactagatctggctagcctgggccatgcaGTCATTCCCATTGAATGGTTTTTGCACTTATTGATAGGAATTAAAGCTACACCCTGGGGAAACCAGGAGGCATATAGGTTTCTTATCAGCTGTTGAGCTTTTAGTTTTCCTGGCTGTCTGGGTGAAATCTTTGGCCATTACCTGAATGTGAGATTGTCTTGCTTGCTAAGACCAACCGTACTTCTGGTGCAGCATGCTGCCTCAGACTGTGGCCAGCAACTTGCCTTTGGAAACGCCCAAGTAAGGCATAAAGGGGGTGGCAATCTGTTTTGTTCTCACCATCTATTGCTCGCAGATTTCATAGTTAACAAGCACTGCTAGATTTATCTTCTGTAATGTGGAGCAGGGGATGGTGTGGAAAGTGGACTTATCAAAGGAATTGCCTGAGGCTGAAAAATGCTGGTGGATCATATTCCTAACTATTTTGGCCTTGTAAATATTAAGATGGTCTATATCCTAGATATGCATTTGTGTACCAACTCTCTGGCGATCATAGGTAAAGAATTAACGTAAACCTGAAATAGTTTATGGGTACAGGTTTTGAGTTTCAGGTAGTGTCAATTTCTATTCTGTTCAGTCTAGGACACAAGAGATTGCTCACCTATGGCATGCCAGAGGGTGCAAACACATTATTTTGCCTCAAGCTCCTAATAGAATAGCAAGAAATCACCTGCCGGGCCAGTATTTACTTGGTCAGGGTTGAAGAACCCTGATTACTAAAACCGGAAGTCTtcattttcagttttattttactGTTTCACTCCTTGATTTGCTCTGCTGACATCCTCAAAAGGTTGTGCTGTGGGATAGTTGCATATGTGAACAGTCCCTAAAAGCTATGGTACAACTTCTGTGTATAGAGCAAACAACAAGGAGCCAATCTTCTGTATCTGTTCCCGGGATATAAGTTTCATTGTGTAGAGATGTATTTGTTCCTTTGTTTCCAGAGTCAGCTTTGTCTTGTTTCTCTGTCTGTCATGTGCTGGGAAATGTGACTTCATTTATTTTCCATTGGGCCATCCCCAGTCCTTGAGTGCAGTTGCAACATCTCATTTTATGCATGACTTAGTGGAAAAATCTTGACCTCCTCTATTGCAGCTGTTTGAGATAAGATTGTTCAGTCtattaaaaatactgaaaatcCAGGCAACACATTTGGAGGATATTCATTTAAGGAAATCACTAACTTAGTTTTAAGGAGGGGTGTAAGAGAAAGCAACCAGTTTATTTTCAAAGCAGCTATTCTTGTTTGACCTAATGTACCAAAAATGACACTGAACACTTACTGATCTGGTGTTTCCTATACTTGCTGATCTCTGCTGTGACATCATCAGCTTATAAAACATACTGCAAATGaactccttctccctcccccatgtTCTCTAAATAACTGTCAAGATTTCTGTGTATTCTAAGTTTTGTCATTAGTCAGTTCTGAAAGTTCAACTTGGTTCACTGCATGTAAACAAATATATATGGGACAAGTCTCGCATAGCCACCCAGAAAGCTCAGTTGTTCAGCTAAGGCAATTCTGGTATATTCTGGCAGTGAGAGAGAGCATGTAGCTGAGGTTGGCAGTTAAAGTCTTTGGAAGGGCTGATGGGGAAAAACAATTAGGCCATTGCCAGGATAACCGAATGACTTGGAGACTGAAGTAACATGTGAAAAAGGAGATCTGTGATCTGTCTCTTCTGTgactttttaaatgcaaaagcagggagggagggagacaaatagggtgtgtgcgtgcgtgtgtgtgtgttcaaggaAGAGATATTTTTCCCAGCTGTTCTGATTTAAAATACCCTCCCATGCTCTATTTTCCTCCCAGGGAAGAACTTACTGTGAGAATGGTACTGGGAAAGAGCTTCAAGCCCTTTGCCCCACTCTTGACATGATATGCACCCTTCTCCCTAGCTTAGCTGCTgtcttatcttttttaaaaaatcacatttacCTGCAGAAGATCCTGAGCAGATTCTGCACACCATGTATAATTTAGCTGTTTAGCCAGAGTACTAGAAaataatctctccccccccccaccccagacttgGGGTGGATCCACAGGATCATTTGCTGCGTGGAGGCTCTTTGGAAATTTGTTGTGTGGTGGCTCTAACAGAAGCTGGTCATTTATAGCATTCAGGAACAAGGATTCCAGTCTTCTCTTCCTCATCTCCTTGGGAATCTTTGAAGCAAGGGAAGATGGTAACACCCAGGCCACGGTGTGGGCAGAGCTATAAATATCTGCCCATTGGgtgggctgagagccaagctgcaggctGCTCTGCTCATATGGTAAGCAGCTTGGATGTGCTTGGTGGGGCTGCTGAAGCTTCCTTCCCAAGCAAAGGTTGCAGAGCTatcagctgggaagggtagtttaaaaagtcagagccagGGGCAgcacaaaggctttgctatacactggaactgtgtgaaggggctgtgaaatgctagaaggggaacttcagcccattaaaacttctccagatccaagcccggctctggaaggcagcttcaacccatttccattcttcactaccctctggttgtgatcccatacagtcttagactggagaggtgaaattgacagagccttcctggaggcaaaggtaaaattaacaaatcctctgagaggtgatctctgctggctcttgtcttttaaaactacacttctacATTACGTCTCTTAATGAACGCGtgctgaggtgtctcatgtagagagactctcagtggtagagcatctgaagggtcctgggttcaatccctggtatctccaaCTAAAAAGGATTGGGTAGTAGGTGACGTGAGACCCTTTATATACGAGTCCCTGAAGAGTTGCTTCCAGCAAAGTCTACTGTAACAGGCCCCTCGTCTTCAGTATCTTCCAGCTGAGCATATGAGCAGCTGCACACTTTAGGTCAAAGGGTGTATAGACCTGTGGCTTTGTGTAGCATGTGGATGGCACTGGTGTGTACGTTTTGGGCTTCAAGGCCATGTACCAAGCTGTGTTTGTGCTTATCTTTTGTTACGATCTCTGAATGCAGCTCTGAGTGTGACTTGCAGCACAGTTTTTCCTTATTTTAACCTTTCCATGTGGAAGTCATAAAAGTGGATCACCAAGGCAGTTGGGTCACTGAATGTCCTAAAGGGCTGGGTATTTCAGGGGGCTCAGAGCCAAGTCTCCTCCAAACTGTAGTTGTTATAGGCAAGGCGCTTGTCTCTAAGCCCTTTGGATTTCAAGGGTGCGACAGTGTCATGAGTAAGATGAAGGTCCAAGTCCTCCTCATGCTCAGTGGTAACTCAGTCTCTGCAGTTATAAGGGCGAAATGATACTAGACTGCAAGTAATATTGACAGACATTGAAATGACTGTTGTAAATCTCTTGGTTTCAGATTTTCCCTGACCCTTCAGACTTTGATCGCTACTGTAAGCTGAAGGACCGCCTCCCTTCCATTGTTGTAGAGCCAACAGAAGGAGATGTGGAGAgcggggagctgagatggccgCCAGAGGAGTTCCTGGtccaggatgatgatgatgaagaagaagaagaagaagaaaactgtGATGAAGCAAAGAAAGAGAGCCAGGAGCAATAAATGGCACTGATAGTCTTCTGTACTACTTCAAATGCTGTGTCATCTTGAGGGGGAGAACCACAACTGTTCTGAAGAGTCTTTTTCTACAAAAGACATTCAATTTTGCACCTGCAAGATATTAgttattgtttttttttcattttctcaaTTGAGAACTGAAGCGTTTGATGTGACAATCTCCAGCTGAAACTAAGGAAGAAAGTTGGGCAGGGTAACGGCTGCTCTTCTTAAGGGTCACTGTTGAATTTTGTAGAGGTTTATGAGGGGGCAGCAGTGAAATAGGGCGCTTTAGTGGAGGATTAGCCAGGCACATGACCACGTATGTGTGAGGCAGAAGAAGTGAAAAGACAAGTGTAAAATGCAGTTGCGTATTTGAAAGGAATTGCCTCTGGCTACAAAAGCATGAGAATAGTATTCATCTCTAAAACTTGCCTTCAAGTAGTGCTTCTGTtttgcgtgcgtgtgtgtgtgtgtgtttgggggctGGGAGGCGGGCAGTATGGTAGCAGGCCACTTCAATGCTCCAGTGACATTACACCATGAGGCAGGTGTGCCTGCTGAATGGCACAGAGGAGCAGTGGCTCAATAACTTCTTCTCTCAAGGTCACATAGTCTGTGTAGAAATGAAGGTATTTGGCACTGGCGTGCCAGCCTCGTAGACAAAAACTGTCTTCTCCCTCTCCCTACCACCCTAATCCTTGATTAAGTACACATTCAAACCTTGCAATGCTGAGTTTTTTCAGATGGTCCAGCGCCAACTTTTCAAAATGGCCCTTGCCATTCTGCAATAGCCTTGTTGGTAACAAACAAGTTGCAAGGGTGTGAAAAAATAAAGTTGAGATCTTGCCATAAAAATGACTTAAAAGTATGCATTTGCCCTGTAACAGCTGTCAGTTCTCCAGGCCAATTTCTGGTGGCAGAATCATCAACTTTTCTGATGGCGTTGAGGCGGTCTCAATCGATCATGTGCAAATGCAAGTTTAAGAATTTGCTTTATGAAAGCCAACCAGGCCATCTAATAAGGTTGCAGAAACAGCTTTGGAACTTGTGTGAAAGCAGGACAACAAAAGTGATTATTGAAGGAAAGCAGGTCTTCTCTTCTAAAACCAAACAAAAGTATTATGGTCTCAGTGTTGTGGAGAAAATAATGTACTTTTTCAACATATCTATGGATATTCTTCAAGGTCTAAATTCTCAATAATAACCTTCACTTTTGTTGTCCTGTTCGACTTTTCCTGAGAGAAGAAGACAAATTTTCAGGGTAAGCTAATTTGTATATTTCTAGGAGAGCATCTCTCTGTTTGATGGAGAAGTCCCTGCTCAGATGTCACAGGATTGGCTAGGGAAATGACCATTCTGAGCAAGGAAATGCAGTTGGTTTCCATCCGTTCTGGAGGAACTACAATAGAAAACCCCACCAATGATGCATATTTGTCATGGCCTTAACAGGATAGTCAAATAATTCCTAGTCTCCCAATCACCCTTGTTTATtggctctgatttttttttaaagaaatctgttGGGCCTTTGTGTAAATATTTGTATTTGATACCTCATGAGTAGTAAAAACGCTGGTATTGGGTTATGGAGTTTGCTTGTTTAAAAATCAGCAGGATTATTTTTCAGTCTTGTCTTGCTTGTGTTTTCAACATAATGGCAATAACTTTTTAACAGCTGTGAGTCACTGTTACATGTGAGTGTGAGGTTGCAGATTATTCCTGTCTGAGTTgttgattttcttcttttttaataaaGTGTGGGGGATATAGTTGGTGTTCTTGCTTTTCTTTTGGCAGCCAAGAACCTGTCACACACGTGCTACCTGTCTTGGTGGACAATTTTGTCTTCATTGAAACCTGTCTTGCACCGTTACCTAGCCAAGGTTGCTTTAAAATCAGTGGATCCAGATGTTTTTCAGTCTTATATCCCGGATGCCTGTTCTTGTCCTGCTGTTCAGTAGAATGAGCTTTTACACCTGCACATCAGTCTAAATCTCTTTCAATATCCCCCCTCCTCCAGTTACCTTAGTTGCTTTTGAATTTTGTCCCATGTTTGAAATTGTCAAATGTTACCCACTCAGACAAGCAAACATCCTTACGCTTAGGATCAGAGTGGAAATGCTGTTTgtctttaaatatttgcatatccttttcaaaatgcctctttttttgttgttgctcgTACGTCTGTTGTTTGAATGTGTCTGAAGAACAAAGCACTCCTGTTGAACTTCTCCTGTTGTATATTACATTCTATATTTCTGTAATTCTTTTTTGAGCCTCAGGGAAAAAgctagcattttttttcaaactaCTTTTGTCACTGTGACAGTTGTAAATAAAGTTTGAAAATGCTTTCCAAACTCAGGTTTCCTTGTGCTCTTACTTTCCCATGATTTTATTGGCAAACGGCTATGAAGAATGGAGGGATGGTTACTTAGAGGGATTCTCCACCATTAATCCCCATTCTAAACCATGTTCTTGCTGTTgatgtattgatttacactgtgtaatccactttgagtcttggtgagaaaaacataactataaaataaatatataaaataaaaaaatgtgtaTCTCCTAGGTGATGCACTTTGCTTATATTGCTTCTGTGTTCTCtctctaaaaccatttttcttgAAAATCTCAGGGAAGCACATACCTcgtttttcttcattttatccttatgtGACAAACATGTCAGCTCAGCTGAGAGTGTCTGGCCTTAGGAGCTTCGCAGCAGAGATTTAAACCCAGTTCTTTGTGGTTCTAGTCAGATGCTCTTATCTGCTGCCTTGGCTCCTGCTGGAATTCTACAGTGTCAAAACAATACAGATATGTAAAgcaaacaaaattaaactttcaGGGTTACCAATCATTCTGACTTGGGGAAGGTTCCTCCCTGGATCCCAAATCTAGGGATGGAGGCATCCACTGGACTTAAAATCCCAAGTTTTAATGCTTACAATATAATCCTGTCTATGCCTGCTGAGCAGTCCTACTGAAATCAGTAGAACTTACCCCCAAGTAAAAGTTCCTAGGAGAGTGACCTGGTCTTGTGTATTTGGGTCTAAACGCCACTGAGTTCAGTTGGACTTGTTTTCAAATAAGTGTAGAATTTTAACAGAAGTGGCTTCTAAGAGAATGAGATTTTTGAGTAGGGGTGGGGGTCGAGTTCCCTGTCCATTCCTATTACCTGGCCCCAGCATGGTATACTGACTAGAATGGCAGTTCTTCTGCCCTTCACTTTGCCTTTTGTGTTAGTGTAGAGATGGAATATGTGTGCAGGAAAATGAGTTGCTCATATTTTAAGCAAGGCCTCTTCTAAGATGACAAAGAGGTATTCTGTTGCTGTATGTTGCTGAGGTTACTGCTAGGTTCTGCTGCTGTTTTCTGTGTTGCTAGCCATGTGCTCTCTCTACCTTTTGTAGGCGGCCCAGTCAATGCCTGAGCAAAACGAGGCGGCAGGGTGGGCTGTACCAGTTTAGACAGCAGGCATGGATgcaatttttgttgctgttttttaagCTTTTGTCCATCTGAGTAGTTTGCTCACTGCTGTGCTACTTTTCTGCTTTGAACAAGTTTATGTAAAAAGTGATCCATCCTCATGCAGttaattttattgttttgttctGATTCAGATCTAGACCCAGTCGCATCAGATGGTGGTGGTATCTATGGGGAAATGGAAGAACCTGCACAAATGTGGTCTATGGGAGGAGTAAATGATGAGAGGAATCAGCAGAATAACAATTACTGAGGTTGCCCCTGGTCTACATGGGAGATATTAATAGTTTTATTAAATGAACAGCACAGTAACAAGAGTTCCTTGCATGTAGCCTGCTGTCACTGAGCACTTTTCAGCCCCCTTTCCCCTGATGTGTATCAGGGGAAGCAATCCACTTCCGTTGTTTCCTGTGCCTGTCAGTGTGAAAGGTACTGAATTCCCCAATATGGCTGCCTGGGTCAGATCCTTATTCAGTCACAGATGCAATGAAGGGTCTTTGAGAAGGGTCTTTGAGAAGTCACTACCTCAGTCTCTTCCACCTGGGGAAACAGATTGTGAGATTGGCTCCCAGCTGCCCATTGTCATCAGGGTGGTGCACAGTGGAGGCACTCCTAGTGGCCatggcagcagcactcccagacaCGTGTCAGCCAGCGCTGTTGGGAAAAGGATGTGCAGGTTGGGCATGCAATTGGGCATGGGCAATGGGAGGGCTTGCAAAAAGAGGATGTGCAGACGGGGGCAATGTTGGTGTGGTGGTGAAAAGGGAGGCATGAGGGGTCTGGTGGTGGGCGGACAGGGTCCTCGAAACCTGGAACTGTCCCTACTTCACACTCCACAGTGCTGGCTTTAAAGATGGATTGCAAAGAACAAACTGCCACAACGTTTAATAACAAtgagttaaaaaaaaagtactgGCTTAGACCAAGTTGAAGGCTGAAAATGTGTTTCCTTAAGCTTTGGAAACACTTGTCAGATTTAAGTTTGGTTTAAACTAGTACTTTCAGATATTTCCATCTGTCCCCAATACAGATATTTATGTTTCTTATATGTACATATATGTCtcgttctcctcctccttccagaatgGAAGGCTGTATTTTTGAATATGTGCTACTGTTCATATACCCCTTCTCACTGGTCTCTCAACAAAAAGGACATCAATGTATGATTCTAAAATAACCAGGTTTCATTTCCTAATAAAATTCATAGATAAAATTATTCAATGAGCACTGGTTGGGTGTGGTACAAGAGCTAAACAAGTGATTGTAGAAGGTCCTGATAAGGGGGAGTAATACAGAGTAAAGTGTTTTCCACGCAGGCTGGGTTTGTGTGGTTTCCGTTAGTGCTGTGGCTGCCAATATAGCACAAGAGCAATGGGTTGTCCATATGGCAGATTTCCTAGAATTTTCCTGCCCAGTCTCCTCAGCAGCCAAATCTCCCACTGGAGGGCTTtagtctgcccccaccccaaaaaagaaaTAGGCAATTGACATACTGAAATGATACAACCATTTGTCTGTCAGGTTctttgaattctcagctttcattttttaaagtctcCGGCCCCTTTCTTTGCAGAGATATACTTTCCCCCttctcatagatgcagagaagttagccgtgttagtctgtggtagcaaaatcaaaaagagtccagtagcacctttaagactaaccaattttattgtagcataagctttcgagaatcaagttctcttcgtcagatgcctgatacagagactggtcaaacacagaagagcagaagagggaagaggcaattagggggggagggggagggagcaatcaaaacattcctttgctagtatatgtaaacatctccttttggtgtgtgtatcagttggcttcaaaggagtttgccctgttagtttgtagaagccaaacagctagaccatccaattccaatgcagtatgggccttcgataaccacagctctccctgccagatgcatctgacaaagagatttgtggttcccgaaagcccacgccaggtaccactgagctcccccagaccccacctctgtaaaggaaatctgttacctgtggtaatgtgataaccattcatagtccctattcagtcccagcttgacagagtcaaatttgcatatgaattccagttcagcagcctcccgttggattttgtttttgaaaggtttctgttgaactacagtgacctttaagtctttgatggaatgtcctggtagattgaagtgttctcccactggtttctggcagggagagctgtggttatcgaaggcc is a genomic window of Eublepharis macularius isolate TG4126 chromosome 1, MPM_Emac_v1.0, whole genome shotgun sequence containing:
- the LBH gene encoding protein LBH, producing MSVFFPIHCPDYLRSADMTEVMSAPSMDEIGLSPRKDGLSYQIFPDPSDFDRYCKLKDRLPSIVVEPTEGDVESGELRWPPEEFLVQDDDDEEEEEEENCDEAKKESQEQ